Proteins encoded in a region of the Candidatus Scalindua japonica genome:
- a CDS encoding YdbL family protein, producing the protein MKKQMIRFLGLPLLAFFVISCAVITVNVYFPTEAVEEAAEIIIDEIQGEDGTQDNTVNSDQQSYFRKSIPFNLFGNSTVYAGEIDLNLTTPVIRKLIDSMKARNAKIMEFKEKGAIGETNDGMLAIREMGGLGGEGIRTVKRLVRAENNDREALYKELATANKIALSDVGKIKAVFAKTLKQKARPGHWHHDENGNWTQK; encoded by the coding sequence ATGAAGAAGCAGATGATAAGATTTCTTGGATTACCACTTCTGGCATTTTTTGTCATTAGTTGTGCCGTGATTACTGTTAACGTTTACTTCCCAACCGAAGCAGTCGAAGAGGCTGCCGAAATAATTATTGACGAGATCCAGGGAGAAGACGGCACACAAGACAACACGGTCAATAGTGATCAACAAAGCTATTTTCGAAAGAGTATACCTTTTAACCTCTTCGGAAACTCAACAGTTTACGCGGGTGAAATAGACCTCAACCTGACAACCCCTGTTATCCGAAAACTGATCGATTCCATGAAGGCCCGTAATGCAAAAATCATGGAATTTAAGGAGAAAGGCGCCATTGGTGAAACGAATGACGGTATGCTTGCGATAAGGGAAATGGGTGGTCTTGGAGGAGAGGGTATCAGGACGGTCAAACGCTTGGTGAGGGCTGAAAATAACGACCGTGAAGCTCTCTATAAGGAGTTGGCAACCGCAAATAAAATCGCGCTGTCAGACGTTGGAAAAATAAAGGCCGTCTTCGCGAAGACCCTTAAACAAAAAGCCAGACCCGGCCACTGGCACCATGATGAAAATGGGAATTGGACGCAGAAGTAA